The following coding sequences are from one Bradyrhizobium sp. 200 window:
- a CDS encoding flagellar protein FlbB, which translates to MKSFRDIRVIPVVLVAIFGLVVLKVAGLVIDGGYVFEYQASQAAQPSSPAPPAKRSWAQDTLGYPSSAKADPADITGSVKKEEKKEEAPKPAAPATEPPKPDGVVVFPDQNPQSVSPSERAILERLQARRQELEQRAREIEIRESLLKSAEKRIEGRVDEMKATEAKISTATGQKAEQDAARFKGIITMYENMKPKDAAKVFDRLEMSVLYEIASQIAPRKMSDILGLMQPEAAERLTVELARRAGTDKSTSTAELPKIEGKILPQKPN; encoded by the coding sequence ATGAAGTCGTTCCGGGACATCCGCGTCATTCCGGTCGTGCTGGTCGCGATCTTCGGCCTTGTCGTGCTGAAGGTTGCAGGCCTCGTGATCGATGGCGGCTATGTCTTCGAATATCAGGCGAGCCAGGCTGCGCAGCCGAGCTCACCCGCTCCACCCGCCAAGCGTTCGTGGGCGCAGGACACCCTGGGGTATCCGAGCAGCGCCAAGGCAGATCCCGCAGACATCACCGGTTCGGTCAAGAAGGAAGAGAAAAAGGAAGAAGCCCCGAAGCCGGCCGCTCCCGCCACCGAACCGCCGAAGCCTGACGGTGTCGTGGTGTTTCCCGACCAGAACCCGCAATCGGTGTCGCCGTCGGAGCGCGCCATCCTGGAACGGCTGCAGGCGCGGCGCCAGGAGCTGGAGCAGCGCGCGCGGGAAATCGAAATTCGCGAAAGCCTCTTGAAATCCGCCGAGAAGCGTATCGAGGGCAGGGTCGATGAAATGAAGGCAACCGAGGCAAAGATATCGACCGCGACGGGGCAAAAGGCGGAGCAGGACGCCGCCCGCTTCAAGGGCATCATCACGATGTATGAGAACATGAAGCCAAAGGACGCCGCCAAGGTGTTCGACCGGCTGGAAATGTCCGTGCTCTACGAAATCGCCTCGCAGATCGCTCCCCGCAAGATGTCGGACATTCTGGGCTTGATGCAGCCGGAAGCGGCCGAGCGGCTGACGGTCGAACTGGCCCGCCGCGCCGGCACCGACAAATCCACGTCCACGGCCGAGTTGCCCAAGATCGAAGGCAAGATCCTGCCGCAAAAGCCCAATTGA
- a CDS encoding fused MFS/spermidine synthase, with product MTTLEMPTAPTSTVAGSTRLRMLCVLFFFSGFPALIYQLTWQRSLFRIFGVNTESVTIVVTAFMVGLGLGSLAGGWISKRKEVKALLLLGLIELLTAVFGLVSLAIFEQVGQLVSDLPLAIVAAINLLLVLVPTLLMGATLPLLVSHLVKTSGQIGSAVGTLYFVNTLGAGAACLAGATIIFPFLGMHAAIWIAAGINVMVGVGAIVAHRMNRDETETSRFLPVEPAAQPILGMPFVTVLAMLSGFISLSYEIFLFRTISYATGSSSLAFALTLGGFLLGIASGAREAAQACAGLAPRDAMRKASTDLIWGNLFGAAFLPVMAQFAWTGSGVIGIAIAIVYLIARQWGALLPYLSQFGISVDQRTGMQTALLYFANILGCATGAVLTGFFLTNWLGLLPMATFLLAAGTLCAMLLIGALEATVMERVRRSGIAVAVLATGTVAISMLAHRVYENLQNRGFSDHAFAHIVENRSGIITVDTDGTVFGNGMYDGRFNTDLKDDRNGVIRPYALSLFHGAPRNVLMIGLASGSWAQIIASNPAVESLTIVEINRGYLELIAQQPEVRSILRNPKIRIIEDDGRRWLGHHPEMRFDAVVANTTFNFRANATNLLSAEYLKLVKQHLNPGGIFFYNTTGSQRVQRTACTVFPHGARFTNHVVVSETPIDWNFLRWRNVLESYTIDGKPAFDPNSAADQSRIDSLMNQYRLGGPMVLECPDLMSATTNDALITDDNMGTEWRYHLNLD from the coding sequence ATGACGACCCTTGAAATGCCGACTGCGCCCACGTCCACAGTTGCGGGCTCCACGCGCCTTCGCATGCTTTGCGTTCTGTTCTTCTTCTCCGGCTTTCCCGCGCTCATCTATCAACTGACGTGGCAACGGAGCCTTTTCCGAATTTTTGGAGTCAACACCGAGTCGGTAACGATCGTTGTCACCGCCTTTATGGTTGGCCTGGGGCTGGGAAGCCTTGCCGGCGGATGGATATCGAAGCGAAAGGAGGTCAAGGCGCTGTTGCTTCTTGGTCTCATAGAACTGTTGACCGCCGTGTTCGGACTGGTCTCGCTCGCAATCTTCGAGCAAGTCGGCCAACTCGTGTCGGATTTGCCGCTTGCTATAGTCGCTGCGATCAATCTCCTGCTGGTGCTCGTTCCCACACTGTTGATGGGAGCCACCCTCCCGCTCCTTGTCTCGCACCTCGTGAAAACGTCGGGTCAGATCGGAAGCGCCGTAGGCACGCTGTACTTCGTCAATACCCTTGGCGCCGGCGCGGCTTGCCTGGCAGGCGCCACGATCATCTTTCCATTTCTGGGCATGCATGCTGCAATATGGATCGCCGCCGGCATCAACGTCATGGTAGGCGTCGGCGCAATCGTCGCCCATCGCATGAACCGCGACGAGACGGAAACTTCGCGCTTCCTGCCAGTCGAACCGGCGGCACAACCCATTCTCGGGATGCCTTTCGTCACAGTCCTCGCGATGCTCAGCGGCTTCATCTCGCTGTCGTACGAAATATTCCTGTTCCGAACCATCTCTTATGCGACAGGATCGAGCTCCTTGGCATTTGCGCTCACGCTCGGCGGCTTTCTCTTAGGGATTGCGAGCGGTGCACGCGAGGCGGCGCAGGCCTGCGCAGGACTTGCGCCGCGCGATGCCATGCGAAAAGCGAGCACAGACCTGATCTGGGGCAACCTTTTCGGAGCGGCGTTCCTGCCGGTGATGGCGCAGTTTGCGTGGACAGGCTCCGGCGTGATCGGCATCGCAATCGCGATTGTCTATCTCATCGCCAGACAATGGGGGGCGCTACTGCCATATCTCTCGCAGTTCGGTATTTCCGTTGACCAGCGGACCGGAATGCAAACCGCGCTGCTTTATTTCGCCAACATCCTTGGTTGCGCCACCGGCGCCGTTCTCACCGGGTTTTTCCTTACGAACTGGCTTGGCCTCCTGCCGATGGCTACCTTTCTGCTTGCCGCCGGCACGCTCTGCGCAATGCTGCTCATCGGAGCGCTTGAGGCGACCGTGATGGAACGCGTGCGCCGCAGTGGCATTGCGGTCGCCGTCCTTGCCACCGGGACTGTTGCGATTTCGATGCTTGCGCACCGCGTGTACGAGAACCTCCAGAATAGGGGCTTTTCCGATCATGCGTTTGCGCACATCGTTGAAAATCGAAGCGGCATCATCACGGTGGATACCGATGGCACAGTTTTCGGCAACGGCATGTACGATGGACGATTCAATACCGACCTCAAGGATGACCGGAACGGAGTTATTCGTCCATACGCATTGAGCCTGTTCCATGGGGCGCCGCGCAACGTCCTCATGATAGGACTAGCGTCAGGGTCATGGGCGCAAATTATCGCCAGCAATCCTGCCGTGGAGTCGCTGACAATCGTCGAAATCAACCGTGGTTATCTCGAGCTCATCGCACAGCAGCCAGAGGTTAGATCGATACTCCGTAATCCAAAGATCCGAATTATCGAGGATGACGGCCGTCGCTGGCTGGGTCATCATCCCGAAATGCGTTTCGATGCGGTCGTCGCCAATACGACCTTTAATTTTCGCGCCAACGCAACCAACCTGCTCTCGGCGGAATATCTCAAGTTGGTAAAACAGCATCTCAATCCCGGTGGCATCTTCTTTTACAACACGACCGGTTCGCAGCGCGTACAGAGGACAGCTTGCACAGTATTTCCCCATGGGGCTCGATTCACGAATCATGTGGTGGTTTCGGAAACGCCGATCGATTGGAATTTCTTGCGGTGGCGAAATGTTCTGGAGAGCTACACGATCGACGGTAAACCCGCATTCGATCCGAATAGCGCCGCGGATCAATCGCGCATTGATTCACTGATGAATCAGTATCGCCTCGGCGGTCCCATGGTTTTGGAATGCCCGGATTTGATGTCGGCGACGACGAACGATGCGCTGATAACCGACGACAACATGGGAACTGAGTGGCGCTACCACCTGAATCTGGACTGA
- a CDS encoding tetratricopeptide repeat protein, with protein sequence MGRRAAAETGSPGRALARAARRCLHSCRQPLALALLFASLTFSQACRADDPVRGEATFTAGGGFARLVLKLAEDVESDVSTAGSIIIIHFKRPVDIPVDKLSDAVPDYVGSARRDPDGTAIRLSLSRRATVNTMTAGERIFVDFLPDSWTGPPPALPAAVVRELAERARAAERALRAQMAVNAAKKRPPVRVRASVQPTFVRFVFEMPDGVNVSSVLNEQKLTLQFNSVLNFDLADAKVAAPPNIASINQRADVDSSAVDIVLIGEVDVHSFREEKNYVIDVAFQQAEKPALPEPQATVKPAVPARPGPASRISRDKALKESSLPQQPAEIAPATSETIAEQARIEIKPAQVTEAPAVAEAATPAVEKVTLAKDNAAPAAEKMAAAPEKTSPPAEAAKAAQPAEQVQAAAAEPPKTVALKQAPVPAEPPKKAEPAASSPPPESGAKDKTANVEARRDSDGLRVTFSFAAPTPAALFRRADAVWLVFDQTKPLDIEPIRAKGGAIIGEVRRLPLEKGQAIRIRLNRPQIPSLESEGRANGSEWTLTFADRGQASPLPLTVLRNITDPALASVTVPLANPGAMHRLVDPDAGDTLLVITAPPPTRGLIKRQDFVELSLLESVHGVVVHPNSDDINAEVGADKVMLGRPGGLTLSSADVAAERATAAVRPLFDGNDWRKNREEKFFPKLDALTKAAAAAEPEQKAQARLELANFYMSRGMYQEARGMTNLILSETNPGSEDATVLMVHAVASILMGHPERALKDLANPAIGNGYDSQLWKGFAFARQEKWADAREKFKNAEFSIAALPLELQRIVTTDAMRASLEVKDYAGASRRRSELEVIGIPNEMKPEIAVLRGRLAEALGHDKDALDAYRYAAQSSDRQASAEARLLEALLRHKRGELGQAELMRELETLSVIWRGDAIELRTLNKLVEIYAKNARYADSLGAAKTATKLQPNSELSRQSQDAASALFAEFYLSPKGEDMKPVDALAMFYEYRELTPIGRRGDEMIRRLADRLAAVDLLDQAAELLQYQVDKRLEGAARAQVAARLAMVYLTNRKPDRAISALRMTRIADLSGELRQQRLLLEARAQSDVGRHDLALDIISNITGREAIRLRSDIYWASRQWREASEQIELYYGDRWRDFRPLNAAEKSDVIRAVVGYALAEDAIGLGRFREKYAPLMTGEADKFAFDTASKPAASNSAEFGLIAKMAASVDTLDGFIREMKIRFPDATARAPVSPEMSRSEPVHTGALPAISGIRRIELTKQVK encoded by the coding sequence ATGGGGCGAAGGGCTGCCGCTGAAACTGGGTCGCCGGGCCGCGCATTGGCGCGGGCGGCGAGGCGTTGCCTTCACAGTTGCCGCCAACCGCTTGCCCTTGCTTTGCTATTCGCCAGCCTGACGTTTTCGCAGGCCTGCCGGGCCGACGATCCGGTCCGGGGGGAGGCGACCTTTACGGCCGGAGGCGGCTTCGCGCGCTTGGTATTGAAGCTGGCCGAAGACGTCGAATCCGACGTTTCGACCGCGGGTTCGATCATCATCATCCACTTCAAGCGCCCGGTGGATATTCCCGTCGACAAATTGTCCGATGCCGTTCCCGATTATGTCGGCTCGGCGCGGCGCGATCCCGACGGCACGGCGATCCGGCTGTCGCTGTCGCGGCGGGCGACCGTCAACACCATGACGGCGGGGGAGCGGATTTTCGTCGACTTCCTGCCCGATAGCTGGACCGGTCCGCCGCCCGCGCTTCCTGCTGCGGTCGTGCGCGAACTGGCGGAGCGGGCGCGAGCCGCCGAACGCGCACTGCGCGCGCAGATGGCGGTCAATGCCGCAAAGAAGAGGCCGCCGGTGCGTGTTCGCGCCTCGGTGCAGCCGACCTTCGTCCGCTTCGTGTTCGAGATGCCCGACGGCGTCAACGTGTCGTCGGTGCTGAACGAACAGAAGCTGACGCTGCAGTTCAACAGCGTCCTCAATTTCGACCTGGCGGATGCGAAGGTGGCGGCACCGCCGAACATCGCCTCGATCAACCAGCGGGCCGACGTCGATTCTTCCGCAGTCGACATCGTGCTGATCGGCGAGGTCGATGTGCACTCTTTCCGTGAGGAAAAGAACTATGTGATCGATGTCGCCTTCCAGCAGGCGGAAAAGCCCGCTTTGCCCGAACCGCAGGCCACGGTGAAGCCGGCCGTACCGGCCAGGCCGGGGCCCGCCTCGCGGATTTCGCGCGACAAGGCCCTGAAGGAATCGTCGCTGCCGCAGCAGCCGGCCGAGATTGCGCCTGCTACGTCAGAGACGATTGCCGAACAGGCCAGGATCGAGATCAAGCCCGCCCAGGTGACGGAAGCGCCGGCCGTGGCCGAAGCCGCAACGCCTGCTGTCGAAAAAGTGACGCTGGCCAAAGACAACGCGGCTCCCGCGGCCGAGAAGATGGCAGCCGCACCGGAAAAAACATCGCCGCCGGCGGAAGCCGCGAAAGCGGCCCAGCCTGCCGAACAGGTCCAGGCCGCCGCTGCGGAACCGCCGAAGACGGTGGCGCTCAAGCAGGCTCCAGTTCCCGCGGAGCCGCCGAAGAAGGCAGAGCCGGCGGCATCCAGTCCGCCGCCGGAAAGCGGCGCCAAGGACAAGACTGCCAACGTCGAGGCGAGGCGTGACAGCGACGGCCTGCGCGTGACGTTCTCCTTTGCCGCGCCGACCCCGGCTGCACTGTTCCGCCGCGCCGATGCGGTGTGGCTGGTGTTCGACCAGACCAAACCGCTCGATATCGAACCGATCCGCGCCAAGGGCGGCGCCATCATCGGCGAGGTCCGCCGGCTGCCGCTGGAAAAGGGCCAGGCGATCCGCATCCGCCTCAACCGGCCGCAGATCCCTTCGCTCGAAAGCGAAGGCCGCGCCAACGGCTCCGAATGGACGCTGACCTTCGCCGACCGCGGCCAGGCCTCACCGCTGCCGCTGACGGTGCTGCGGAACATTACCGATCCCGCGCTCGCCAGCGTCACCGTGCCGCTGGCCAATCCCGGTGCGATGCACCGGCTGGTCGATCCCGACGCCGGCGATACGCTGTTGGTCATCACCGCGCCGCCGCCGACCCGCGGCCTCATCAAGCGGCAGGATTTCGTCGAACTATCGCTGCTGGAATCCGTGCACGGCGTGGTCGTGCATCCGAACTCCGACGACATCAACGCCGAGGTCGGCGCCGACAAGGTGATGCTGGGACGGCCCGGCGGATTGACGCTGTCGTCCGCCGACGTTGCGGCCGAACGCGCCACTGCGGCGGTGAGGCCGCTGTTCGACGGCAACGACTGGCGCAAGAACCGGGAAGAGAAGTTTTTCCCCAAACTGGATGCGTTGACCAAGGCCGCGGCCGCAGCGGAGCCTGAGCAAAAGGCGCAAGCCCGCCTCGAGCTTGCCAATTTCTACATGTCGCGCGGGATGTATCAGGAGGCGAGGGGGATGACCAACCTCATCCTCTCCGAAACCAACCCGGGGAGCGAAGATGCCACCGTGCTGATGGTGCATGCGGTCGCCAGCATCCTGATGGGCCATCCCGAGCGCGCGCTGAAGGACCTTGCAAATCCAGCGATCGGCAATGGCTACGATTCCCAATTGTGGAAGGGGTTCGCGTTCGCCCGTCAGGAGAAATGGGCGGATGCGCGTGAAAAGTTCAAGAACGCCGAATTCTCGATTGCCGCGCTGCCGCTGGAATTGCAACGCATCGTCACCACGGATGCGATGCGGGCCTCGCTCGAAGTCAAGGATTATGCCGGGGCTTCGCGGCGGCGCAGCGAACTCGAGGTGATCGGCATTCCCAACGAGATGAAGCCCGAGATCGCCGTGCTGCGCGGGCGGCTCGCCGAGGCGCTGGGGCACGACAAGGACGCGCTCGACGCCTACCGGTACGCGGCGCAGTCCAGCGACCGGCAGGCGTCGGCGGAGGCGCGGTTGCTGGAAGCCCTGCTGCGGCACAAGCGCGGCGAACTCGGCCAGGCCGAGTTGATGCGCGAACTGGAGACGTTGTCGGTCATCTGGCGCGGCGACGCGATCGAGTTGAGGACGTTGAACAAGCTGGTCGAGATCTATGCCAAGAACGCCCGCTATGCCGACTCGCTCGGCGCCGCCAAGACCGCAACGAAGCTGCAGCCCAATTCCGAACTGTCGCGGCAAAGCCAGGATGCGGCTTCCGCATTGTTCGCGGAGTTCTATCTGAGCCCGAAGGGCGAAGACATGAAGCCGGTCGACGCGCTCGCCATGTTCTACGAATACCGCGAATTGACGCCGATCGGCCGGCGCGGCGACGAGATGATCCGGCGGCTTGCGGATCGGCTGGCTGCGGTGGACCTGCTCGACCAGGCCGCCGAACTGCTGCAGTATCAGGTCGACAAGCGGCTGGAGGGAGCCGCGCGGGCGCAGGTGGCGGCGCGCCTTGCCATGGTCTACCTGACCAACCGCAAGCCGGACCGGGCGATCTCGGCGCTGCGCATGACCCGGATCGCCGATCTCTCCGGCGAGCTGCGACAGCAGCGGCTGCTGCTGGAAGCGCGGGCCCAGAGCGACGTCGGTCGCCACGACCTTGCGCTCGATATCATCTCCAACATCACCGGCCGCGAAGCGATCCGGCTGCGTTCCGACATCTATTGGGCGTCACGGCAGTGGCGGGAGGCTTCCGAACAGATCGAACTGTACTACGGCGACCGCTGGCGGGATTTCAGGCCGCTGAACGCCGCCGAGAAGAGCGACGTGATCCGCGCTGTGGTCGGCTATGCGCTGGCCGAGGACGCGATCGGCCTGGGCCGTTTCCGCGAGAAATACGCCCCCCTGATGACCGGGGAGGCCGACAAATTCGCATTCGATACCGCGAGCAAGCCGGCCGCCTCCAACAGCGCCGAATTCGGCCTGATCGCCAAGATGGCCGCCAGCGTCGACACGCTGGACGGCTTCATCCGCGAAATGAAGATTCGCTTCCCGGATGCCACCGCCCGCGCACCGGTGTCACCGGAGATGTCCAGGAGCGAGCCGGTTCACACCGGCGCCTTGCCCGCGATATCAGGCATCAGGCGAATCGAACTGACGAAGCAGGTGAAGTAG
- a CDS encoding DUF1488 family protein, translated as MPLTRDRIVGHDTERLAFRFTMLNAADTVECQISDAAMDELAGTRGTESMARQAQFLALRDAIEGIASDMFDRVPVVKGRVIRIFTKHIKGDPPSGAMGASNEPTAHPHHMG; from the coding sequence ATGCCGCTGACCCGGGACCGAATTGTTGGACACGACACCGAGCGCCTCGCGTTCAGGTTCACGATGCTGAACGCCGCCGATACGGTCGAGTGTCAGATCAGCGATGCCGCGATGGACGAATTGGCCGGCACCAGAGGAACAGAAAGCATGGCCAGGCAGGCGCAATTCCTGGCGTTGCGTGATGCCATCGAAGGCATCGCATCAGATATGTTCGACAGGGTACCCGTGGTCAAAGGCCGCGTCATCCGGATATTCACCAAGCACATCAAAGGTGATCCTCCATCGGGCGCTATGGGGGCGTCGAATGAGCCGACGGCCCACCCCCACCATATGGGCTGA
- a CDS encoding YciI family protein, which yields MKKFVLLHYGFEKPTPDIMAAWGKWFETFKDNIVDNTGPFITGREISKAGTRELPLGHDSITGFTIVRAGSLDEAEKMAQSNPYISGIRIYEVMSR from the coding sequence ATGAAGAAGTTCGTTCTGTTGCATTACGGGTTCGAAAAACCCACACCGGACATCATGGCGGCCTGGGGCAAATGGTTCGAGACCTTCAAAGACAATATCGTCGACAATACCGGCCCATTCATCACCGGCCGCGAGATTTCGAAAGCAGGCACCAGGGAATTGCCGCTAGGACATGACTCGATTACCGGCTTCACCATTGTTCGCGCCGGCAGCCTGGATGAGGCCGAGAAGATGGCGCAAAGCAATCCCTACATATCGGGCATCAGGATTTACGAAGTGATGTCGCGATAG
- a CDS encoding helix-turn-helix domain-containing protein → MSKLHYPQFCALARAAELIGERWTLLIIRELLLGPKRFGDLLDHLDGISPTLLTSRLTELIDSNVVRKIILPRPVNAQLYELTEIGREIQPAIRELIRWGGRFLFPPVPGDAFEPDWVLLGLDAIAKRTPVPDVNIGLVVSHGSKSAPFTIAGGPAGTTIRKGQTPCKGSLEAPFDAVLQIIGKSVSLDEAVASQRAKVQGSAMLVRKLPQLFDLAERRRATAG, encoded by the coding sequence ATGAGCAAACTCCACTACCCGCAGTTCTGCGCGCTTGCCCGCGCAGCCGAACTCATCGGCGAGCGGTGGACATTGCTGATCATCCGGGAGCTGTTGCTGGGGCCGAAGCGTTTCGGCGATTTGCTGGATCATCTCGATGGGATAAGCCCCACTTTGCTCACCTCGCGCCTGACCGAATTGATCGACAGCAACGTCGTTCGCAAGATCATATTGCCCAGACCGGTCAACGCCCAGCTCTACGAGCTGACCGAGATCGGCCGCGAAATCCAGCCGGCGATCCGGGAATTGATCCGCTGGGGCGGCCGCTTCCTGTTTCCGCCCGTGCCGGGCGACGCGTTCGAGCCGGACTGGGTGCTGCTCGGTCTCGATGCCATCGCCAAGCGCACGCCCGTGCCTGATGTGAACATCGGCCTCGTCGTCAGCCACGGCAGCAAGTCAGCGCCCTTCACCATTGCCGGAGGGCCGGCTGGAACGACGATCCGGAAGGGCCAGACACCCTGCAAGGGATCGCTGGAGGCCCCGTTCGATGCGGTTCTTCAGATCATCGGCAAGAGCGTATCCCTCGACGAGGCGGTGGCATCGCAGCGCGCGAAAGTCCAGGGATCGGCCATGCTGGTTCGCAAGCTGCCGCAACTGTTCGACCTCGCCGAACGCCGACGCGCAACAGCGGGATAG
- a CDS encoding FAD-binding oxidoreductase: MSEGFIDELRNALDKGAVLSGGDIDARYHHDLAGNQVPKPRAVVRPRTTEDVSALLRLCHREGVPVTTQGGMTGLVRGALPNANEIVLSMERMNNIEEVDASAGVAIAQAGTPLQKLQERVEQDGLMFPLDLGARGSCTIGGNISTNAGGNRVIRYGMTRDLILGLEVVTADGTVLKGLRKYIKNNTGIDLKQLFIGSEGILGVVTRAALRVFPAPAERQVALCALPSFGQVTAFLRMAREHLGGELTAFEVMWNAYYRLVVVRVKGVAGPLPTHHPFYVLLEASGSDPERIHADLEKLLETAMDDNLILDATLSTSNASVAAIWRIRDSSVELGRSFPYAARMGFDISLAVDRMEDYADTLDARVKGIDPQAFTIVMGHVGDGNLHPSVYHEHTPDKHDEFEKLVYDLTGEFGGSISAEHGIGILRRPYLRMSRTEAEIETMRTLKRALDPKNILNPGRIFTV; this comes from the coding sequence ATGTCCGAGGGCTTCATTGACGAACTGCGCAACGCGCTCGACAAGGGCGCGGTGCTGTCAGGCGGCGACATCGATGCGCGCTATCATCACGATCTCGCCGGCAATCAGGTACCGAAACCGCGCGCGGTCGTCCGCCCCAGAACGACGGAGGATGTCTCCGCGTTGTTGCGGCTCTGCCATCGCGAAGGTGTCCCCGTTACCACGCAGGGCGGCATGACCGGGCTGGTGCGCGGCGCGCTGCCGAATGCGAACGAAATCGTGCTGTCGATGGAGCGCATGAACAACATCGAAGAGGTCGATGCCTCCGCCGGCGTCGCCATCGCTCAGGCGGGCACGCCGCTGCAGAAGCTCCAGGAGCGGGTCGAGCAGGACGGCCTGATGTTTCCGCTCGATCTTGGCGCGCGCGGGAGCTGCACCATCGGCGGCAACATCTCGACCAATGCCGGCGGCAACCGCGTCATCCGCTACGGCATGACGCGTGACCTGATTCTCGGCCTCGAAGTCGTCACCGCCGATGGGACCGTGCTCAAGGGCCTGCGCAAATACATCAAGAACAACACCGGCATCGACCTAAAGCAGCTTTTCATTGGCAGCGAAGGCATCCTCGGCGTGGTGACGCGCGCTGCGCTGCGCGTCTTTCCCGCGCCGGCGGAGCGGCAGGTGGCGCTGTGCGCCCTGCCCTCGTTCGGGCAGGTCACCGCATTCCTGAGGATGGCGCGGGAACATCTCGGCGGCGAACTGACCGCATTCGAAGTGATGTGGAATGCCTACTACCGCCTCGTCGTCGTGCGCGTGAAGGGCGTGGCCGGGCCGCTGCCGACACACCATCCGTTCTACGTTCTGCTGGAGGCTTCCGGCAGCGACCCCGAGCGCATCCATGCCGATCTCGAGAAACTGCTCGAGACCGCGATGGACGACAATCTGATCCTCGACGCCACGCTCTCGACCTCGAATGCATCCGTCGCCGCGATCTGGCGTATCCGCGATTCCAGCGTCGAACTGGGCCGCAGCTTTCCTTACGCCGCGCGGATGGGCTTCGATATCAGTCTCGCCGTCGACAGGATGGAGGACTATGCGGATACGCTCGATGCGCGAGTCAAAGGGATCGATCCGCAAGCCTTCACCATCGTGATGGGACACGTCGGCGACGGCAATTTGCACCCCAGCGTGTATCACGAACATACGCCCGACAAGCACGACGAATTCGAGAAGCTGGTCTACGACCTCACGGGCGAATTCGGCGGCTCGATCTCGGCCGAACACGGCATCGGCATCCTGAGGCGGCCTTACCTGAGAATGAGCCGCACCGAAGCGGAAATCGAAACCATGCGCACGCTCAAGCGCGCGCTCGACCCGAAGAATATCTTGAACCCGGGGCGGATCTTTACGGTGTGA
- a CDS encoding copper-binding protein, whose translation MKIAGMIMAATAVLSIAATSALAQQARTGMVTRIDRISGTISIKDMPDGTTGANTGAATEEFKIQDGARLNALHAGDRVTFAVSDTAGTKTITKIDKTDAVTRIDKK comes from the coding sequence ATGAAAATCGCAGGGATGATTATGGCCGCCACCGCGGTCCTCAGCATCGCCGCTACGTCGGCGCTTGCCCAGCAAGCGCGGACCGGAATGGTGACCAGAATAGACCGGATCAGCGGCACAATCTCGATCAAGGATATGCCTGACGGCACCACCGGTGCGAACACCGGCGCCGCCACCGAAGAATTCAAGATCCAGGATGGCGCGCGGCTCAATGCCCTGCACGCCGGCGACAGGGTCACCTTCGCCGTGAGCGACACGGCGGGGACCAAGACCATCACCAAGATCGACAAGACGGACGCGGTCACGAGGATCGACAAGAAGTAA
- a CDS encoding GGDEF domain-containing protein — MSQQSVPATPTNFAVWFEYSLGNSLALRRTIDILIAGKRKFDPAINHELYITYVAPQSGPDPLGDLPEQLSGLIATAQQFLNTAVTDNRSHMKALGEVSSEAEATSDPCTIIAKLVDELSKATARAATLEANFAATSEELDSIRDSLKAAEQRSNTDALTGLANRHSMDEFLRLAQITAMEKDEALSVFLIDIDHFKKFNDDYGHQVGDQVLRLVAKVLQEGVREVDLAARYGGEELIAVLPGADLQACTAVAERIRRRIAEARLTRRATGKEIGSITVSIGVAQFRLAESADAMIERCDRGLYQAKRLGRNRTVTETELEPEAGAA; from the coding sequence ATGTCGCAGCAGTCGGTTCCAGCCACCCCCACCAATTTCGCCGTCTGGTTCGAGTATTCCCTGGGCAACTCGCTGGCGCTGCGAAGGACCATCGACATCCTGATCGCGGGCAAGCGCAAATTCGACCCGGCGATCAACCACGAACTCTACATTACCTATGTGGCGCCGCAGTCCGGCCCCGACCCGCTCGGTGACCTTCCCGAGCAGTTGAGCGGCCTGATCGCCACCGCCCAGCAATTCCTCAACACTGCCGTCACCGACAACCGCAGCCACATGAAGGCGCTTGGCGAGGTGTCTTCGGAAGCCGAGGCCACCAGCGATCCCTGTACGATCATCGCGAAGCTGGTCGATGAATTGTCGAAGGCGACGGCGCGTGCCGCAACGCTGGAGGCTAATTTCGCCGCCACCTCGGAAGAACTGGACAGCATCCGCGACTCGCTGAAGGCGGCCGAGCAACGCTCCAATACCGATGCGCTGACCGGGCTCGCCAACCGGCATTCGATGGATGAATTCCTTCGCCTCGCCCAGATCACGGCGATGGAAAAGGACGAGGCGCTTAGCGTCTTCCTGATCGACATCGATCATTTCAAGAAATTCAACGACGATTATGGCCATCAGGTCGGCGATCAGGTGCTTCGGCTGGTGGCCAAGGTCTTGCAGGAAGGTGTTCGCGAAGTCGATCTTGCAGCCCGCTACGGCGGAGAGGAATTGATCGCGGTGCTTCCGGGAGCGGATCTTCAGGCCTGCACGGCCGTCGCCGAGCGGATTCGCCGCCGCATCGCCGAAGCACGCCTGACGCGTCGTGCGACGGGCAAGGAAATCGGCAGCATCACGGTTTCGATCGGCGTGGCCCAATTCCGTCTCGCCGAATCGGCCGACGCCATGATCGAGCGCTGCGACCGCGGGCTCTATCAAGCCAAGCGGCTCGGCCGCAATCGCACGGTGACGGAAACCGAACTCGAGCCCGAGGCCGGCGCGGCCTAG